The window CTACAAGCACTGAGGTCTGGCCCCGCCACGGAGCACCACCGTTCGAATGCCTTCACCCCTCAGGGTGAATTAGGTATCGGTTCGCTCACGGTCGGCAACTTCCCTGCCCGTGCGGCAGTCAGTTGCAGTGAGAGTTGCCGACCACGGACCAGTCGGACCCATACGTACGCAGTACTGCCGGGAGTACACATGCACATCAGGGGCGACCACGCCGAACTCGCTGTCGGGGGCCGCCTCGACGTGCGCAGCGCGGCGGACGCCCGTACGGTCCTCCACACCGCCCTCGACGACGGCCAGGGCGATCTCGTCCTCGACCTCACCGGGCTCGACTCCTGGGACGCCACCGGCCTCGGCGTGATCATGGGCGCGCACCGCCGGGCCGGCCGGACCGGCCGGCGCCTGGTCCTGCGCGGGGTGCCGCCGCAGATGCAGCGGCTCCTCGTGGCGACCAGGCTGCACCGGATCCTCGCGATCGAGGGCGGCCTCGAAGCCGAGTCCCTGCCCCGCGTCTGACCGGCAGCCCGCTGACCTTTGCATTTCCTGCGGAAACGTAACGGTCCGGTGGTGATCCCCGCCCTGCGGTTTCCCGCACGACCGGGCACGGTCTAGGGTTCGGGCGGAAACCGGACCAGTAGCGACAGCGGGTGCGCTCAGGCCGGGCGGTACGACGGCGAGGCGCGCGGCCCGCGATCGGGGGACTGGGTCATGGACC is drawn from Streptomyces sp. NBC_01232 and contains these coding sequences:
- a CDS encoding STAS domain-containing protein, whose amino-acid sequence is MHIRGDHAELAVGGRLDVRSAADARTVLHTALDDGQGDLVLDLTGLDSWDATGLGVIMGAHRRAGRTGRRLVLRGVPPQMQRLLVATRLHRILAIEGGLEAESLPRV